The Ooceraea biroi isolate clonal line C1 chromosome 1, Obir_v5.4, whole genome shotgun sequence genome has a window encoding:
- the LOC105283323 gene encoding octopamine receptor beta-2R isoform X2, translating into MTTKTTYEPQVPSFGAMSLLDVTSTEEDPYANGTEVNAVEVTWPNVPSTIMKVILICVLGSIIVTALFGNLLVMVSVMRHRKLQIITNYFVVSLALADMLVAMFAMSFNASVQIYGRWLFGYFMCDVWNSLDVYFSTSSILHLTCISIDRYYAIVKPLRYPVDMTKRVVKFMLLSCWLAPALISFVPIFNGWYTTEENSVHRHKHPELCEFKVNMVYAIVSSSISFWIPCSIMVIMYYRIFKEANKQEKQMHSRMGNAMLLSHRPSKDLNNINGELNSGGSSKTLTLNEINTEHSVHTPTKDRNMMTMKREHKAARTLSIIMGTFIICWLPFFLWYVSTAVCDTCPCPDIVIAILFWIGYTNSALNPLIYAYFNRDFREAFKNTLQCAFCSLCRREPSDLEALDFRRPSLRYDLV; encoded by the exons ATGACCACGAAGACGACGTACGAGCCGCAGGTCCCCTCGTTCGGCGCGATGTCGCTGCTGGACGTCACCTCGACCGAGGAGGACCCGTACGCCAACGGCACCGAGGTGAACGCCGTGGAGGTCACCTGGCCGAACGTGCCGTCCACCATCATGAAGGTGATTCTGATCTGCGTGCTCGGCTCGATCATCGTCACCGCCCTGTTCGGCAATCTTCTGGTGATGGTGTCCGTGATGCGGCACAGAAAGCTGCAGATCATCACCAACTACTTCGTGGtgtcgctcgcgctcgcggacATGCTCGTGGCGATGTTCGCGATGTCGTTCAACGCGAGCGTGCAGATATACGGCCGGTGGCTGTTCGGCTACTTCATGTGCGACGTGTGGAACTCGCTGGACGTGTACTTCAGCACAAGCTCGATCCTGCACCTGACGTGCATCTCGATCGACCGTTACTACGCGATTGTGAAACCGCTCAGGTACCCCGTCGACATGACGAAGAGGGTGGTGAAGTTCATGCTGCTCTCCTGCTGGCTGGCGCCGGCCCTCATCTCGTTCGTGCCAATCTTCAACGGCTGGTACACCACCGAGGAGAACAGCGTGCACCGGCATAAGCACCCGGAACTCTGCGAGTTCAAGGTCAATATGGTATACGCCATAGTGTCGTCCAGCATCTCCTTCTGGATACCTTGCAGCATCATGGTGATCATGTATTACCGGATCTTCAAGGAGGCGAACAAGCAGGAGAAGCAGATGCACAGTCGGATGGGAAACGCCATGCTGCTCAGTCACAGACCAAGCAAGGATCTCAACAATATCAATGGCGAGCTCAACAGCGGCGGCTCCTCGAAGACGCTGACGTTGAACGAGATCAACACTGAACACTCGGTGCACACACCTACGAAAGATAGGAATATGATGACGATGAAGAGAGAGCATAAGGCGGCGAGGACGCTTAGCATCATCATGGGTACATTCATTATCTGCTGGCTGCCGTTTTTTCTCTG GTACGTCAGTACGGCGGTGTGCGACACCTGTCCGTGCCCGGACATCGTGATCGCGATCCTCTTCTGGATCGGGTACACGAACTCGGCGTTGAATCCATTGATCTACGCGTATTTTAACCGTGACTTTCGAGAAGCGTTCAAAAACACCCTGCAGTGCGCCTTCTGTTCGCTCTGTAGGCGGGAGCCGTCTGATCTTGAAGCGCTGGACTTCCGTCGGCCATCCCTCAGGTACGATCTGGTCTGA
- the LOC105283323 gene encoding octopamine receptor beta-2R isoform X1 — protein sequence MTTKTTYEPQVPSFGAMSLLDVTSTEEDPYANGTEVNAVEVTWPNVPSTIMKVILICVLGSIIVTALFGNLLVMVSVMRHRKLQIITNYFVVSLALADMLVAMFAMSFNASVQIYGRWLFGYFMCDVWNSLDVYFSTSSILHLTCISIDRYYAIVKPLRYPVDMTKRVVKFMLLSCWLAPALISFVPIFNGWYTTEENSVHRHKHPELCEFKVNMVYAIVSSSISFWIPCSIMVIMYYRIFKEANKQEKQMHSRMGNAMLLSHRPSKDLNNINGELNSGGSSKTLTLNEINTEHSVHTPTKDRNMMTMKREHKAARTLSIIMGTFIICWLPFFLWYVSTAVCDTCPCPDIVIAILFWIGYTNSALNPLIYAYFNRDFREAFKNTLQCAFCSLCRREPSDLEALDFRRPSLRYDDRTKSIYSETYTKHIDRRRSSEFGSSL from the exons ATGACCACGAAGACGACGTACGAGCCGCAGGTCCCCTCGTTCGGCGCGATGTCGCTGCTGGACGTCACCTCGACCGAGGAGGACCCGTACGCCAACGGCACCGAGGTGAACGCCGTGGAGGTCACCTGGCCGAACGTGCCGTCCACCATCATGAAGGTGATTCTGATCTGCGTGCTCGGCTCGATCATCGTCACCGCCCTGTTCGGCAATCTTCTGGTGATGGTGTCCGTGATGCGGCACAGAAAGCTGCAGATCATCACCAACTACTTCGTGGtgtcgctcgcgctcgcggacATGCTCGTGGCGATGTTCGCGATGTCGTTCAACGCGAGCGTGCAGATATACGGCCGGTGGCTGTTCGGCTACTTCATGTGCGACGTGTGGAACTCGCTGGACGTGTACTTCAGCACAAGCTCGATCCTGCACCTGACGTGCATCTCGATCGACCGTTACTACGCGATTGTGAAACCGCTCAGGTACCCCGTCGACATGACGAAGAGGGTGGTGAAGTTCATGCTGCTCTCCTGCTGGCTGGCGCCGGCCCTCATCTCGTTCGTGCCAATCTTCAACGGCTGGTACACCACCGAGGAGAACAGCGTGCACCGGCATAAGCACCCGGAACTCTGCGAGTTCAAGGTCAATATGGTATACGCCATAGTGTCGTCCAGCATCTCCTTCTGGATACCTTGCAGCATCATGGTGATCATGTATTACCGGATCTTCAAGGAGGCGAACAAGCAGGAGAAGCAGATGCACAGTCGGATGGGAAACGCCATGCTGCTCAGTCACAGACCAAGCAAGGATCTCAACAATATCAATGGCGAGCTCAACAGCGGCGGCTCCTCGAAGACGCTGACGTTGAACGAGATCAACACTGAACACTCGGTGCACACACCTACGAAAGATAGGAATATGATGACGATGAAGAGAGAGCATAAGGCGGCGAGGACGCTTAGCATCATCATGGGTACATTCATTATCTGCTGGCTGCCGTTTTTTCTCTG GTACGTCAGTACGGCGGTGTGCGACACCTGTCCGTGCCCGGACATCGTGATCGCGATCCTCTTCTGGATCGGGTACACGAACTCGGCGTTGAATCCATTGATCTACGCGTATTTTAACCGTGACTTTCGAGAAGCGTTCAAAAACACCCTGCAGTGCGCCTTCTGTTCGCTCTGTAGGCGGGAGCCGTCTGATCTTGAAGCGCTGGACTTCCGTCGGCCATCCCTCAG ATACGACGATCGTACCAAGAGCATATACTCGGAGACGTACACGAAGCACATCGACCGACGAAGATCGAGTGAGTTCGGCAGCAGCCTCTGA